The Pedobacter mucosus genome window below encodes:
- the trpC gene encoding indole-3-glycerol phosphate synthase TrpC, with translation MNDRIEKSPLGDLGVGSILDKIVLRKKQEVADAKQLISIKDLEKAEHFKRISYSFKDFLLAEDRTGIIAEFKRRSPSKGLINGTANVAEITNAYNNAGASALSVLTDIDFFGGKTDDLLAARAVNNIPILRKDFMIDEYQILEAKAWGADIILLIAAILTPQQISDFGKFAQNLGLNVLLEVHNLEELERSICPNLNAIGVNNRNLADFTVNIQTSFELVDKIPNEFLKISESAISDPKIINELKVAGFNGFLIGENFMKTDNPGLAIKEFVAKI, from the coding sequence ATGAACGATAGAATAGAAAAGTCCCCTTTAGGGGATTTAGGGGTTGGCTCTATACTTGATAAAATCGTATTACGTAAAAAACAAGAAGTTGCTGACGCAAAGCAATTAATTTCTATAAAAGATTTAGAAAAAGCCGAGCATTTTAAAAGGATTTCTTATTCTTTTAAAGACTTCTTATTGGCTGAAGATCGGACAGGGATAATTGCAGAATTTAAACGTCGATCGCCGTCTAAAGGTTTAATTAATGGTACTGCTAACGTAGCAGAGATTACAAACGCCTATAATAATGCTGGCGCTTCTGCACTTTCTGTACTTACGGATATAGATTTTTTCGGTGGTAAAACTGATGATTTGTTAGCGGCAAGGGCAGTAAATAATATCCCTATTTTACGAAAGGATTTTATGATTGATGAGTACCAAATTTTAGAAGCTAAGGCTTGGGGGGCCGACATCATTTTGTTGATAGCAGCTATTTTAACGCCTCAACAGATTAGTGATTTTGGAAAGTTCGCCCAAAATTTAGGATTAAATGTGCTGCTTGAGGTTCATAATCTGGAAGAATTGGAACGAAGTATTTGCCCAAATTTGAATGCTATCGGTGTTAACAATAGAAATCTAGCAGATTTTACAGTTAACATTCAAACTTCATTTGAATTAGTAGATAAAATTCCTAATGAGTTTTTGAAAATTTCGGAAAGTGCTATAAGTGATCCAAAAATAATTAATGAGCTTAAGGTTGCTGGTTTTAATGGCTTTTTAATTGGAGAAAATTTTATGAAAACTGATAATCCTGGTTTGGCAATTAAAGAATTTGTAGCAAAGATTTAA
- a CDS encoding amidohydrolase family protein encodes MKPYILSLALSASSLMCFAQANISPAKKQSKTIAITGATVHIGNGTVIENGTIVFSNGKIVSVTANGQVPQDDVTKILATGKHIYPGFIAATTNLGLAETESIKATLDFEEIGDFNSHIRSIVAYNTDSKVPATLRTNGVLMAQPTPQGGTVSGSSSVVQLDAWNWEDAAVRKDDAMHMTWPVTPRGRGGFGGFGRPQASPEMLAERTQGAINQLTSFFAEAKAYTEMGKPEVINTRFEAMKRVFSGEEKLFIAAETQKDIVAAVNFAKKFGIVPVITGADEAYLIVDFLKENNITLVVKQPHALPNNNDDDVNMPYKNAAVLANAGLNVVLSIDGYWQQRNLPFMAGTVSAWGLDKEKALSTITLNAAKAMGVDKTTGSIETGKDATFFISAGDALDMRTIKVEQAFIQGRDINLDNLHKQLDKKFSDKYIAEKK; translated from the coding sequence ATGAAACCTTATATATTAAGTCTGGCTTTGTCGGCATCAAGCCTGATGTGTTTTGCTCAAGCAAACATTTCGCCAGCAAAAAAACAAAGTAAAACCATCGCCATTACCGGTGCAACGGTTCATATTGGTAACGGAACTGTAATCGAAAATGGTACAATCGTTTTCAGTAACGGAAAAATCGTATCCGTTACTGCCAACGGACAAGTGCCTCAAGATGATGTTACCAAGATTTTAGCCACTGGAAAACACATTTATCCAGGATTTATTGCCGCAACCACAAATTTAGGTTTGGCAGAAACCGAATCGATAAAAGCAACATTAGATTTTGAAGAAATAGGCGACTTTAATTCGCACATCCGTTCAATAGTTGCCTATAATACGGATTCTAAAGTGCCTGCGACTTTGCGTACAAATGGGGTTTTAATGGCACAGCCTACACCACAAGGAGGAACAGTTTCTGGAAGTTCGTCTGTTGTTCAGCTTGATGCATGGAATTGGGAAGATGCGGCTGTTAGAAAAGACGATGCAATGCACATGACTTGGCCAGTTACACCTCGAGGTAGAGGTGGCTTTGGCGGATTTGGTCGCCCACAAGCTTCACCAGAAATGTTGGCTGAGAGAACGCAAGGAGCCATTAATCAACTTACATCATTTTTTGCTGAAGCGAAGGCTTATACAGAAATGGGGAAACCAGAGGTGATCAACACCAGGTTTGAAGCCATGAAAAGGGTTTTCTCTGGTGAAGAAAAATTATTTATCGCTGCTGAAACTCAAAAAGATATTGTTGCTGCTGTAAATTTTGCGAAGAAATTCGGAATCGTCCCGGTTATTACTGGTGCTGATGAAGCTTACTTGATCGTTGATTTTTTAAAAGAAAACAACATCACGTTAGTGGTAAAACAACCTCATGCATTACCAAACAACAACGACGATGATGTTAACATGCCTTATAAAAATGCTGCTGTGTTAGCAAATGCTGGCTTAAATGTGGTTTTAAGTATCGATGGTTATTGGCAACAACGCAACTTGCCTTTTATGGCCGGAACCGTTAGCGCCTGGGGCTTGGATAAAGAAAAAGCTTTATCAACCATTACCTTAAATGCTGCAAAAGCAATGGGCGTAGATAAAACAACCGGAAGTATTGAAACAGGCAAAGATGCTACTTTCTTTATTTCTGCTGGCGATGCTTTGGATATGCGAACCATCAAAGTAGAGCAGGCATTTATTCAGGGAAGAGATATCAATCTGGATAATTTACATAAGCAATTGGATAAAAAGTTTAGTGATAAATATATTGCTGAGAAGAAGTAA
- a CDS encoding anthranilate synthase component I family protein produces MFKINTTYKKLLADTTTPVSIYLRLRDVYPNSILLESSDYHSRENSMSFVCAEPVAGIILKNGRLESYFPDGSVEIKQTENLTDEITAFKDKFKETEFPEIKFISSGLFGYFNWNAVQHFEDIKFTSETPEGEEIPEMQYHLYRYIIAIDHFKNEITLFKNTFEGEEEGGLEKMEYLIQNKNYPEYKFQTRGEETSNLTDEGFKTLVEKLQKHIFRGDVFQIVPSRAFKQAFSGDEFNVYRCLRSINPSPYLFYFDYGDFKLFGSSPEAQITIKSSTANIFPIAGTFKRSGNDIEDAEQARKLEQDPKESAEHVMLVDLARNDLSRHCNRVEVKSFKEVQYYSHLIHLVSKVSGTLQEGVSAFKVVADTYPAGTLSGAPKYKAMQLIDENEKLGRNFYAGAIGFMGFNEDFNHAIMIRTFMSKNNELHYRAGAGIVADSIPENEMQEVNNKIAALRKAVKMAESI; encoded by the coding sequence ATGTTTAAAATAAATACAACGTATAAGAAATTACTTGCCGATACCACAACTCCCGTTAGCATTTACTTGCGCTTGCGTGATGTGTATCCAAATAGCATTCTGTTAGAAAGTTCAGATTATCATAGTCGCGAAAATTCGATGAGTTTTGTTTGTGCAGAACCTGTTGCGGGTATCATATTAAAAAATGGACGATTAGAAAGTTATTTTCCTGATGGATCGGTAGAAATTAAACAAACTGAAAACCTAACAGACGAGATTACTGCTTTTAAGGATAAATTTAAGGAAACGGAGTTTCCGGAAATAAAGTTTATTTCGAGCGGTTTATTTGGTTATTTCAACTGGAATGCTGTACAACATTTTGAAGATATAAAATTTACTTCCGAAACACCAGAGGGTGAGGAAATTCCGGAAATGCAATATCATTTGTATAGGTATATCATCGCTATTGATCATTTCAAAAATGAAATCACCTTGTTCAAAAACACCTTTGAAGGCGAAGAAGAAGGTGGATTAGAAAAAATGGAGTATTTGATCCAGAATAAAAATTATCCCGAATATAAATTTCAAACCAGGGGAGAAGAGACTTCAAATTTAACTGATGAAGGTTTTAAAACCTTAGTCGAAAAACTCCAAAAGCATATCTTTCGTGGTGATGTATTTCAAATTGTTCCTTCTAGAGCTTTTAAGCAAGCTTTTTCTGGTGATGAATTTAACGTTTACCGTTGTTTGCGTTCGATAAATCCTTCTCCATATTTATTTTATTTTGATTATGGCGATTTTAAACTTTTTGGCTCATCGCCTGAAGCACAAATAACTATAAAAAGTAGTACAGCAAATATTTTTCCAATAGCAGGAACTTTTAAGCGGAGTGGTAATGATATCGAAGATGCAGAGCAAGCTCGCAAATTGGAACAGGATCCTAAGGAAAGCGCCGAGCATGTAATGTTGGTTGATTTAGCGAGAAATGATTTGAGCAGACATTGTAATCGTGTCGAAGTCAAATCTTTTAAAGAAGTTCAGTATTATTCGCATTTAATTCATTTGGTAAGTAAAGTTAGTGGCACTTTGCAAGAAGGGGTATCTGCATTTAAAGTAGTTGCAGACACCTATCCTGCCGGAACACTGAGTGGAGCACCGAAATATAAAGCCATGCAACTAATCGATGAAAACGAAAAGCTAGGCAGGAATTTTTATGCTGGTGCCATTGGTTTTATGGGCTTTAACGAAGATTTTAATCATGCCATAATGATCAGAACTTTTATGAGCAAAAATAATGAATTGCATTATCGTGCAGGAGCAGGTATTGTTGCAGATTCAATTCCTGAAAATGAAATGCAGGAAGTAAATAATAAAATTGCCGCTTTGCGTAAAGCCGTAAAAATGGCAGAATCAATTTAA
- a CDS encoding anthranilate synthase component II, translating to MENIDKKPVLVIDNYDSFTYNLVHLINEVGYEAVVWRNDKFDLADVEKYDKILLSPGPGIPDEAGLLLDVIKTYAPTKSIFGVCLGQQAIAEVFGGTLLNLGRPMHGIATPVTVVDGEESLFWECPQTINVGRYHSWVVNKEDFPTCLRITARDHKNEIMALRHESLDVRGVQFHPESVLTEYGKQMMENWLTTTP from the coding sequence ATGGAAAATATAGATAAAAAGCCGGTTTTAGTAATTGATAACTATGATAGTTTCACTTACAATTTGGTTCATTTAATTAATGAGGTTGGATACGAAGCTGTTGTGTGGAGGAATGACAAATTTGATTTAGCGGATGTAGAGAAATATGATAAAATTTTACTTTCGCCAGGTCCCGGAATCCCTGATGAAGCAGGATTATTGTTGGATGTAATCAAAACATATGCGCCAACGAAAAGCATTTTTGGCGTTTGTTTAGGTCAGCAGGCAATTGCGGAAGTTTTTGGCGGAACGCTTTTAAATTTAGGCAGACCGATGCATGGCATTGCAACTCCGGTTACGGTTGTTGATGGCGAAGAATCTTTATTTTGGGAGTGCCCTCAAACCATTAACGTTGGCAGATACCACAGTTGGGTGGTAAATAAGGAAGATTTTCCTACTTGTTTAAGGATAACCGCGAGAGATCATAAAAACGAAATTATGGCACTCAGACACGAAAGTTTAGATGTCCGCGGGGTTCAGTTTCATCCAGAAAGTGTGTTAACAGAGTATGGAAAACAGATGATGGAAAATTGGTTGACTACAACCCCCTAG
- a CDS encoding TonB-dependent receptor produces the protein MMRNLLIAVLLLFCFANNTANAQTTQASISGIITDEQKKPIPGVSVQIKNNSTGFTTRSSTNAQGEYTFKELPLGGPYTVKAIYIGYAEQNRTGYMLNQGDVVRVAINMQEAAQNLGGVEINGSSLRNKAQQFGASTEISSKTMNLLPVNGRNFSSLTDLSPLAGPNGISGQLGSSTNFTIDGMTAKNPTSSGSTTSRSGAPYSISIESVREFKVVTNQYDVSLGRAGGGTISAVTKSGTNETTGSAFAYNRADFLASTYDIRGNKRVNDFSTYQYGFSLGGAIIKDKLHYFAAWDHQRDSRPLIIADINSPADEARFNVTNATLNDFLTKARNKYGVANTAQFGSFDKKRGTDAGFLRLDWQINDKNLLTIRDNYTNDRNPLGLADNTAINFFESYGNDKNVDNSLLATLRSTISSKVTNELKVQHLYTYQASTQNDELSFAIPRAVVGNVVSTLPTGNVSTAIQIGGHRFGQEGFTNNVFQLIDNVYYNTDKIKFTFGVDIMYTHAKSLYGSEVNGRFEFTNSGTAAAGNVQTSLQNFDNLIPNRYYREVPLVADPTVNGKLLNSAIYGQMQTKLGKGLDFTGGLRFDYSKYPTSPLNQQLFDAIGVRTDNKLKQFLVQPRIQLDWDINEKHTDYVRLGAGIFGSDVNNYVTINNLTFDGTHFGTVDVTGGLVPTPNFTGYRNGTVSAPTLPASQLATINTYADDAKLPVVYKANLSYSKLINDKVRIGITGYATLARHNYMYVDRNMAATPYFTLANEGNRGVFVPSIPSNGVADWKTGRLETTKFGRVLELNSKGKVNQFAVVVDGTWRYFKDGEITASYTWNDARDNTSYNGNVANSATLSLPVVDDPRNLSKMTYSNSQFRNKVIIYGTLPSFHGVKAGIRYSAIGGTRYSLLSGANNNGDFVTTNDLAFIFDRNNPSVPANVRNGLQTLLDNPGASQSLKDYILKYEGTFAERNGGINGFYGTFDLRLAYQFKFGPSKKQSLEISGDLFNVANLFKKTWGTSETLGTQAIYALGIPASTTGGVTTPAVANYDTVARQFAYRINNSGIVIPTGNPWQAQIGLRYGF, from the coding sequence ATGATGAGAAATTTACTTATTGCAGTTTTGCTGCTGTTTTGCTTTGCTAATAACACTGCAAATGCGCAAACCACACAAGCATCAATATCCGGAATTATAACGGATGAACAAAAGAAACCCATTCCTGGTGTTTCCGTCCAAATTAAAAATAATTCAACTGGTTTTACGACCAGATCATCAACCAATGCACAAGGTGAATATACTTTCAAAGAGCTTCCTTTGGGTGGCCCATACACTGTAAAAGCCATTTATATCGGCTACGCAGAGCAAAATAGAACAGGTTACATGTTAAACCAAGGAGATGTAGTACGGGTAGCCATAAATATGCAAGAAGCCGCACAAAACCTTGGAGGTGTTGAAATTAATGGATCTTCCTTAAGAAATAAAGCCCAACAGTTTGGTGCATCAACAGAAATATCATCCAAAACGATGAACTTGTTACCCGTAAATGGACGTAACTTTTCTAGCTTAACAGATTTATCTCCTTTGGCTGGTCCGAATGGAATATCTGGCCAATTGGGATCTTCAACCAACTTTACTATAGATGGTATGACGGCAAAAAACCCAACATCATCTGGCAGTACAACTAGCCGAAGCGGTGCACCTTATTCCATCTCTATCGAAAGTGTTCGGGAATTTAAAGTAGTAACTAACCAATACGACGTAAGTTTAGGTCGTGCTGGTGGTGGTACAATTAGTGCCGTAACAAAATCAGGAACAAACGAAACCACAGGTAGTGCATTTGCTTACAATAGGGCAGATTTTTTAGCAAGTACATATGATATTAGAGGTAATAAAAGAGTTAATGATTTTTCGACTTACCAATATGGTTTTAGCTTAGGCGGCGCCATTATTAAAGATAAATTACACTATTTTGCCGCCTGGGATCATCAAAGAGATTCTCGCCCATTGATTATTGCCGATATCAACTCGCCTGCAGATGAAGCCCGTTTTAATGTTACAAATGCTACCCTAAATGACTTTTTAACAAAAGCTAGAAACAAATATGGAGTGGCTAATACGGCGCAGTTTGGTTCTTTCGACAAAAAGAGGGGAACTGATGCTGGTTTTCTTCGCTTAGACTGGCAAATTAACGACAAGAATTTATTAACCATTAGGGATAACTATACCAACGATAGAAACCCACTTGGATTAGCCGATAACACGGCGATTAACTTTTTTGAAAGTTATGGAAACGATAAAAATGTTGACAATAGTTTGTTGGCTACTTTACGTTCTACCATCAGCAGTAAAGTTACCAATGAGTTAAAAGTGCAGCATTTATACACTTACCAGGCCAGTACACAAAACGACGAATTGTCTTTCGCCATTCCAAGAGCGGTTGTTGGCAACGTAGTATCAACCTTGCCTACTGGCAATGTAAGTACTGCAATTCAAATCGGCGGCCATCGTTTCGGGCAAGAGGGTTTTACTAACAATGTTTTTCAATTGATAGATAATGTATACTACAACACCGATAAAATTAAGTTCACTTTTGGTGTAGACATTATGTACACCCATGCAAAATCATTGTATGGAAGTGAAGTAAACGGAAGATTTGAATTTACAAACTCAGGCACTGCAGCAGCAGGAAATGTACAAACATCACTACAAAATTTTGATAACCTAATCCCGAACCGCTATTACAGAGAAGTACCCTTAGTTGCCGATCCTACGGTTAACGGTAAATTATTAAACTCAGCTATTTATGGCCAAATGCAAACCAAATTGGGTAAAGGATTAGATTTTACTGGAGGTTTACGCTTTGATTATAGTAAATATCCAACATCGCCACTTAACCAACAGTTGTTTGATGCAATTGGTGTTAGAACCGACAATAAGTTAAAGCAATTTTTAGTTCAGCCACGTATCCAGTTAGATTGGGATATTAACGAAAAACATACCGATTACGTGCGCTTAGGTGCAGGTATTTTTGGATCGGATGTAAACAATTACGTAACCATTAACAACCTAACTTTCGACGGAACACACTTTGGAACTGTTGATGTAACAGGTGGCCTTGTTCCTACTCCAAATTTTACCGGTTATAGAAATGGAACAGTTTCAGCACCTACATTACCAGCGTCGCAGTTGGCTACCATAAACACCTATGCTGATGATGCTAAATTACCAGTAGTATATAAAGCCAACTTATCATACAGTAAATTAATTAATGATAAAGTACGAATAGGAATCACAGGTTATGCAACATTAGCTCGCCACAATTACATGTACGTAGATAGGAACATGGCAGCAACGCCTTATTTCACGCTAGCAAATGAAGGTAACAGAGGTGTATTCGTCCCTTCGATTCCATCAAATGGTGTAGCAGATTGGAAAACAGGTCGTTTAGAAACTACAAAGTTTGGAAGAGTATTGGAATTAAACAGCAAGGGTAAAGTAAATCAGTTTGCTGTAGTTGTTGATGGTACTTGGAGGTATTTTAAAGATGGCGAAATTACTGCCAGTTATACCTGGAACGATGCTAGAGACAACACTTCATACAATGGTAACGTGGCCAACTCGGCAACATTATCTTTACCAGTAGTTGATGACCCAAGAAACTTATCTAAAATGACTTATTCTAATAGTCAATTTCGTAATAAAGTGATCATTTATGGTACATTACCATCGTTTCATGGTGTTAAAGCAGGGATAAGATATTCGGCAATTGGCGGTACAAGATATAGCCTACTTTCTGGAGCCAACAACAATGGCGATTTCGTAACCACAAATGATTTGGCTTTTATATTTGATAGAAATAACCCTAGTGTACCAGCAAACGTTCGCAACGGACTGCAAACATTGTTAGATAATCCAGGTGCAAGCCAAAGCTTAAAAGATTATATATTGAAATACGAAGGTACGTTTGCAGAACGTAATGGCGGTATTAATGGCTTTTATGGTACTTTCGATTTAAGACTAGCTTATCAGTTTAAATTTGGACCAAGTAAAAAACAAAGCCTTGAAATTTCTGGAGACTTGTTTAACGTTGCCAACTTATTTAAGAAAACTTGGGGTACTTCAGAAACCTTGGGTACGCAAGCAATTTACGCTTTAGGGATTCCAGCATCTACAACTGGCGGTGTTACTACGCCTGCAGTTGCCAATTATGATACAGTAGCTCGCCAGTTTGCTTACCGTATAAATAATTCAGGTATTGTAATACCAACGGGTAATCCATGGCAAGCACAAATAGGATTGAGATATGGATTCTAA
- a CDS encoding amidohydrolase family protein yields MKKILLAIVLVFSTAILFAQQTTFPVNGSFDTRPGMFAFTNATIVVNANQTLTNATLLIKGQVIQAVGAGLSVPKGYVVIDLKGKFIYPSLVDAFTSYGIPEAPAQVRGMGGGQRQSIFVSAKKGAYGWNESIRPETSVKNIFSVDSKKADELRKVGFGSVNVINRDGIARGISAAVTLNEGNDNNVFLKDQTAANYSFNKGTSSNDYPTSLMGSIALLRQTYYDAQWYSKQKDEYNISLEEFGKQQTIPQIFEVDGWANILRANKIAKEFGKQYIIKSAGDEYQRINEVKATGASLIIPLAFPKAYDVEDPAEARNVTLTQMKGWELAPTNPATLEKAGIKFALTAFGLENSRDFWANIRTAIENGLTEKQALLAVTEIPAGYLGIADKVGSIEKGKVANFLISSDNLFKKENIIFENWVQGKRFIVNKVDVSDVRGNYNLNVDGVGALTLKITGSGGGSTAAIERTGVDSVKTTATFTRNGDWVSINFNLKKNPKGDVRLSGYITSANPIVIKGESALADGTSGKFTATYKDAAKEMPKKEDPKPTLAVGPVIFPFTAFGVAESPKQETVLIKNGTVWTNEKDGILLNTDVLLENGKIKAVGKNLSAAGAKVIDATGKHVTPGIIDEHSHIAGSGGINEGAQSVSAEVRIADIINSEDVNIYRQLAGGVTTSQILHGSANPVGGQSQLIKLRWGKAPEELKYAGADGFIKFALGENVKQSNFGTGARFPVTRMGVEQTFVDEFVRAKEYEKALSVKGNSVRRDLELDAIVEILNNKRFITCHSYVQSEINMLIHVADSLGFKINTFTHILEGYKVADKMKAHGIAGSTFSDWWAYKNEVAEAIPYNGKIMHNVGITTAFNSDDAEMARHLNQEAGKAVLYGNVPEEDAFKFVTLNPAKMLHIDNKVGSLKPGKDADVVIWSADPLSIYAKAEKTFVDGIAYWDLEKDALVIKSQQAEKARLIQKMIESKSKGSRTQRPTGDAPRLYNCETLENYSAELTEKEHAQ; encoded by the coding sequence ATGAAGAAAATTTTACTCGCCATTGTGCTGGTATTTTCTACTGCAATTTTGTTTGCACAGCAAACCACCTTCCCTGTTAACGGATCTTTTGATACCAGGCCGGGAATGTTCGCCTTTACAAACGCAACTATTGTAGTTAATGCCAACCAAACCTTAACTAATGCTACACTTTTAATTAAAGGACAAGTTATTCAAGCCGTTGGCGCCGGTTTAAGCGTACCTAAAGGATATGTTGTTATTGATCTAAAAGGAAAATTCATTTATCCATCTCTTGTTGATGCTTTTACCAGCTACGGAATTCCTGAAGCACCAGCACAAGTTCGTGGAATGGGTGGAGGCCAGCGCCAATCTATTTTTGTATCCGCTAAAAAAGGTGCTTATGGATGGAATGAATCCATCAGACCAGAAACTTCGGTAAAAAACATTTTTTCTGTCGACAGTAAAAAAGCCGATGAATTGCGTAAAGTAGGTTTCGGAAGCGTAAATGTGATTAATCGTGACGGTATTGCCCGTGGTATTTCTGCCGCTGTAACATTAAATGAAGGCAATGACAACAACGTTTTTTTGAAAGATCAAACCGCAGCAAATTATTCATTTAATAAAGGAACATCTTCAAATGATTATCCAACATCACTAATGGGTTCGATTGCTTTGTTGCGTCAAACTTATTATGATGCGCAGTGGTATAGCAAACAAAAAGATGAATACAATATTTCTTTAGAAGAGTTTGGAAAGCAGCAAACCATCCCACAAATTTTCGAAGTTGATGGTTGGGCAAATATTCTTCGTGCCAATAAAATTGCAAAAGAATTTGGCAAGCAATATATTATTAAATCTGCTGGTGATGAATACCAACGGATTAATGAGGTAAAAGCAACAGGTGCAAGTTTAATTATTCCTTTGGCTTTCCCTAAAGCTTATGATGTTGAGGATCCTGCTGAAGCCAGGAATGTAACTTTAACCCAAATGAAAGGTTGGGAATTAGCACCAACAAACCCTGCTACGTTAGAAAAAGCTGGAATTAAATTCGCATTAACGGCTTTCGGATTAGAAAACAGTCGCGATTTTTGGGCAAACATCCGCACTGCGATTGAGAATGGTTTAACTGAAAAACAAGCGCTTTTGGCGGTAACTGAAATTCCAGCAGGATATTTAGGCATTGCTGACAAAGTAGGTTCCATTGAGAAAGGCAAAGTTGCCAATTTCTTAATCTCATCAGATAACTTATTCAAAAAAGAAAATATCATTTTTGAAAACTGGGTTCAAGGCAAACGTTTCATCGTTAATAAAGTTGATGTAAGCGATGTACGGGGAAACTATAATTTAAATGTTGATGGCGTTGGTGCTTTAACTTTAAAAATTACAGGCTCAGGCGGTGGATCTACCGCAGCAATAGAAAGAACTGGTGTGGATAGCGTTAAAACCACAGCGACTTTCACTAGAAATGGAGATTGGGTAAGTATTAATTTTAATTTAAAGAAAAACCCGAAAGGCGATGTGCGTTTAAGTGGTTACATCACTTCTGCAAATCCAATTGTTATAAAGGGCGAATCAGCTTTGGCTGATGGTACGAGTGGCAAATTTACCGCTACCTATAAAGATGCTGCAAAGGAAATGCCTAAAAAAGAAGATCCTAAACCAACACTTGCTGTTGGTCCGGTAATTTTCCCATTCACTGCTTTTGGCGTTGCAGAATCACCTAAACAAGAAACCGTTTTAATTAAAAACGGTACCGTTTGGACCAATGAAAAAGACGGAATTTTATTAAATACAGATGTTTTATTAGAAAATGGAAAAATTAAAGCGGTAGGTAAAAATTTATCAGCTGCAGGCGCAAAAGTTATTGATGCTACTGGCAAACACGTTACGCCGGGTATTATAGATGAACATTCGCACATTGCAGGTAGCGGTGGCATCAACGAAGGTGCACAATCTGTTTCTGCTGAAGTTCGCATTGCTGATATTATCAACTCTGAAGATGTAAACATTTATCGCCAGTTGGCTGGTGGTGTTACTACTTCTCAAATTCTACATGGTTCTGCAAATCCTGTTGGTGGCCAATCTCAATTAATTAAACTTCGTTGGGGTAAAGCACCAGAAGAATTAAAATATGCTGGTGCAGATGGCTTCATCAAATTTGCTTTGGGAGAAAATGTTAAACAAAGTAACTTTGGTACTGGCGCTCGTTTCCCGGTTACACGGATGGGTGTTGAGCAAACTTTTGTTGATGAGTTTGTTCGTGCAAAAGAATATGAAAAAGCTTTATCAGTAAAAGGAAACAGCGTTCGCAGAGACTTAGAATTGGATGCAATTGTAGAGATTTTAAACAACAAACGTTTCATTACTTGTCACTCTTACGTTCAAAGTGAAATTAACATGTTAATTCATGTTGCTGATAGTTTAGGATTCAAAATCAATACTTTCACCCATATTTTAGAAGGTTATAAAGTGGCTGATAAAATGAAAGCACATGGCATTGCAGGTTCTACATTTTCAGATTGGTGGGCTTATAAAAACGAAGTTGCAGAAGCGATTCCATATAACGGAAAGATTATGCACAACGTTGGTATTACCACCGCTTTTAACTCTGATGATGCCGAAATGGCTCGTCACTTAAATCAGGAAGCTGGTAAAGCCGTTTTATATGGTAATGTTCCGGAAGAAGATGCTTTTAAGTTTGTGACTTTAAACCCTGCTAAAATGCTGCATATCGATAACAAAGTTGGAAGTTTAAAACCTGGAAAAGATGCAGATGTAGTGATCTGGTCTGCAGATCCATTATCAATTTATGCAAAAGCAGAAAAAACATTTGTTGATGGAATCGCTTATTGGGATCTTGAAAAAGATGCTTTGGTGATTAAATCACAACAAGCAGAAAAAGCACGTTTGATTCAAAAAATGATCGAAAGCAAAAGTAAAGGTAGCCGCACACAACGTCCAACCGGAGATGCGCCACGCCTATACAATTGCGAAACTTTAGAAAATTATTCAGCAGAATTAACCGAAAAAGAACATGCACAATAA
- a CDS encoding cytochrome B has protein sequence MYQILRSAHSGWRYIVFLLLIIAVVKALSGWLGNKSYTEGDRKLNVFTLISAHIQLLIGLALYFIGDWYKVDSSNAVGRYWKMEHISMMIIAIILITVGNSKSKKLTEAIAKHRTVSVFYGLALILIVVAILLMVKDVPGRSFFGISS, from the coding sequence ATGTATCAAATTTTAAGGAGTGCCCATTCGGGGTGGCGTTATATTGTTTTTCTATTGCTAATTATTGCAGTTGTAAAAGCTTTATCAGGATGGCTAGGTAATAAAAGCTATACTGAAGGAGATCGAAAATTGAATGTTTTCACTTTAATTAGTGCTCATATACAATTACTAATTGGTTTAGCTTTATATTTTATTGGCGACTGGTACAAAGTAGATAGTAGTAATGCTGTTGGTCGATATTGGAAAATGGAACACATTAGCATGATGATAATTGCAATTATCTTAATTACTGTAGGGAACTCAAAATCGAAGAAATTGACAGAAGCAATAGCTAAACACCGTACGGTTTCTGTTTTTTATGGATTAGCCTTAATTTTAATCGTCGTTGCTATTTTGCTTATGGTTAAAGATGTTCCGGGAAGAAGCTTTTTTGGAATTTCAAGTTAA